CATAAGTACATCCACAGTATAATCCAAACAATTGTCTTCACCAATACTCACATCTACTatcatttatgacatttttagtaATCACTTACCAATAGTACTGCATTCCATGCTGTGATTATTGTTTTCAAACCCATCTGGACATGTGTCAAGACACTTTCCATTGTGCAAATAAAAACCACCTTTACATTTCGTGCAGAAGGTTTTGTGGAAACATGTTTCACAGTCAGCTTTacatcctaaaacaaaacaagataCTTAATCAGTCTTAAAGGAGTAGCTATACttgggttttttattgttaaaaaaaggccATATTCATACTAGGGTTTAATTAGGGATATGGACAAATACTAAATGTTAATGACTACAAGATAAAAGCTTacctatgtattttattgttaaaacacACCCACTCACCCAATGCTATTCCATAGGGCAGGGTTCTAAGGGCTTTCTTCATTTGGCAGGGAAGAGAAGGAAAGCTAAGTATAAGTAGCTGCAAGAGCCagcattaaagtaaaactgttgaTATATACTGCATGAGTAAAGCAGATTCAGTTTATTATTCTATagttttgctgcttctttttctcATAGATTGTGTGCACGTCCTCAAATAGTATATTTTAGCCAAATTGTGTATTACCTTCTATATATTAGTTACTTACTTTTACACTCATTTATTCCTGGAGAGCGTATTCCATAATATCCATTTGGACAAGATGAAAGACAAACACCAACTTGCTT
The sequence above is drawn from the Pyxicephalus adspersus unplaced genomic scaffold, UCB_Pads_2.0 Sca823, whole genome shotgun sequence genome and encodes:
- the LOC140321133 gene encoding R-spondin-3-like, with amino-acid sequence QVHPNVSQGCQGGCATCSDYNGCITCKPRLFFALVRNGMKQVGVCLSSCPNGYYGIRSPGINECKRCKADCETCFHKTFCTKCKGGFYLHNGKCLDTCPDGFENNNHSMECSTIGK